A genome region from Prochlorococcus marinus CUG1417 includes the following:
- a CDS encoding pyridoxamine 5'-phosphate oxidase family protein yields the protein MPDNNLPSWRQDLKSSRKKEGKSPSNRWIQLATVSEENEPRLRTVVFRGWHKDSSMIIFTDRRSEKIGHLKSNPNAEILWFFLKTKSQYRFKGKINELSDNKNYWDLLPEKSKSSWFWGSPGEKINPEVQSTYEILSNRPKSENFVVLNFEIDSVDLLKLEQPIHKRYLWEKTKKWEKVEINP from the coding sequence ATGCCTGATAACAACTTACCCAGTTGGAGGCAAGATTTAAAATCTTCAAGAAAAAAAGAGGGCAAATCACCCTCTAATAGATGGATACAGCTTGCAACAGTCAGCGAAGAAAATGAGCCAAGATTAAGAACAGTTGTTTTCAGAGGATGGCATAAAGATAGTTCAATGATTATTTTTACAGATAGAAGAAGTGAAAAAATTGGGCATTTAAAATCTAACCCTAATGCAGAAATATTATGGTTCTTTTTGAAAACCAAATCACAATATAGATTCAAAGGAAAAATAAATGAATTAAGTGATAACAAAAATTATTGGGATTTACTACCAGAAAAATCAAAATCTTCTTGGTTTTGGGGATCTCCTGGAGAAAAAATAAACCCAGAAGTCCAATCTACTTATGAAATATTATCCAATCGACCAAAGTCAGAAAATTTTGTAGTTCTAAATTTTGAAATTGATTCAGTAGATCTTCTTAAACTAGAACAGCCTATTCACAAACGATATCTTTGGGAAAAGACTAAGAAATGGGAAAAAGTTGAAATTAATCCTTAA
- a CDS encoding methyltransferase family protein — protein MKLNQIINLHKGLTAFVVIGLMIFFENFTIAPYVYLALHGTYGLLWLLKEKIFPDPYFKEKINFLTSVTGFIFLGSYWVAPYILISSQKSVPNIVIAASVSINIIGVFLHFASDAQKYFSLKLKKDLIKDGFFKNIRNTNYLGEILIYLSFAILSMSFIPLAILAIFFSIVFLPRMIKKDKSLSKYDSFEEYKKKSGLILPKLNA, from the coding sequence ATGAAACTTAATCAAATAATTAATCTACATAAGGGACTCACTGCATTTGTAGTGATAGGCCTTATGATTTTTTTTGAAAATTTTACGATCGCTCCTTACGTTTATTTAGCTCTGCATGGTACTTATGGATTACTTTGGCTTCTGAAAGAAAAGATATTCCCAGATCCTTATTTTAAAGAAAAAATCAATTTTTTAACTTCAGTTACTGGTTTTATTTTCCTTGGAAGTTACTGGGTAGCTCCCTACATTCTTATCTCATCTCAGAAATCTGTTCCAAATATCGTAATAGCTGCATCTGTATCTATAAATATAATTGGTGTATTTCTACACTTTGCTAGTGATGCCCAAAAATATTTTTCTCTTAAATTAAAAAAAGATCTAATTAAAGACGGATTTTTCAAAAATATAAGGAATACAAATTATCTAGGTGAAATACTAATTTATCTATCATTCGCCATACTTTCAATGAGTTTTATACCATTAGCAATTCTTGCAATATTTTTCTCTATAGTTTTTCTACCAAGGATGATCAAAAAAGATAAATCGCTCTCAAAATATGATTCATTCGAAGAATACAAAAAGAAAAGTGGTCTTATATTGCCAAAATTAAATGCCTGA